The nucleotide sequence GGGACAGGATGACGTCCCGCTCCCGCTCATAGATCTCCCAGAACTTGAGGTATTGGCTGACATGCTGGAGTACCAGGTTGCGGGCAAAGTCGAGGCAGCTCCTCACATTTCGCATTCGCCGCCTGCAGCTGGTCAGGACCGAACGCACCTGCTGCTCTGGCTCCAGTTGGGCTATGACAAATGCAAAGACGCTCTGGACATCGATCCGCACATCGGTGGGAAACACCATGGATTCGGTGGGCTTTGCCCGGGGAAAGACCACCAGTGAGGGGGAGATCGGCATGGCCAGTTCCCAGGGCAGATCATTCGCTTGGCTGTCGAAGCGCACAAAGTGCAACTCGGAGCTGCTTAGTAGCGCCGAAACCTGCAGGAACGCCTGCGACAAGACGCCTGATAAAGCGCAGTCCGGACGATGCATAAATACCACATTGGTGGCATTCTGTCGCTGTAGCGCCTGAAGCAGCATTTGCCTGTTGTATTGCCTGCTGAACGCAGAATCTCTAGTGGCAGGCGCATTCTTGTGAATCCTTGGCAAAGTTCTGGCGTAAAATTTCCGTATAAAATCTTTAAGTGCCACATACGAGAAGGTATTTTGCTGTGGCATCACATACAAGGACTCCTCAGCCGCATCCAAGATGAACACTTGGACCTGTTGATGATGTTGCTGAATGCCAAGCTGATGTAAATAGTCTCTATACTTCACAGAATCGAAGATCACCACGCCCAGCGATCGATTGTGAGCGGCGTTCTCTGCCGAGTGCTGCCAAATGAGCTGTCCGTATTTGGTTACCATTTTTGCAATGCCGATCTTCATGGCCGGCGTTCCATGCTGCGAGTGAGCCAAGCAAAGATTTCTAGAGTGCAGCCTCAGCAATTGGGGTACCATTCGCTTCCTTTGGTCATTCTGGTGCGAGTACTGTCTCCATATGTAGTCAAGGTACCTGTTGATGCGGTAGTAGTTCTTTAGCGTGACTCTGTTTATTTTCCAAGCGGGATAGCAGGTGTGAGATTGAACAGATTCCCGAAACAGCTCCTTGGGAACTAGCAAATGGGAGAAAGATTCCTCAGGCTGTTCCATCACTGTGTTCCAGTAATCTTCGCATCCCTCAGACTGCTTTTTTTGAGCGCTGGCCATCTCCTCGCCCATGACACTCGCATGGTGGTACTGATTCATTCGAACACCCATGGCCAGCACGGGAACATGGCGCGCCTTCATGGCGATGGTCATGGGAGTACCATAGCCATTGGAGAACAGCGATGAGTTTTTAAGTGTGTTCCGTACCCAGCGCAGAATGTCCATTGCCTTCCACTCCGCGGAAGTGCTATTAAACGTATGCACTCCATTCCGGCTGTCGATGACCACGAACTGGGGCAGCTTGGCCCCCGGAGACTTGAGCATCTTCTTGGCGCTGCTGCCAAAGTTCACCGTAAAGCGGATATTCCTCTCTGGGTCCAGTTCCAGCCAGCGCAGCCCGGCGGCCAGGTACGTCTTGTAGGCCCGGTCGTCCGGCGAGTCCAGCAGGCCCAGAACAACTGCATCCGAGTGCTTTCGGATGGCAGCCAGTTCCTGACTACTGTGTGCCCGATCCAGTGGCTGGAGCACATGATTCATGAACCGTGCGAGTTCCTCAAAGCTCCACGCGCCCTGGTACTGCAGCATCTGCCTCTGACCGTAGCGCACCACCAGGGTGGGCCACTTGTCCGGATAGCCTCCTGCTCCAACGACGCCGGGAGCCGGCATAAGTGTACGGCTGCAGTTGCACTGCAAGTGCCAGCAGTCGATGGCCCCGAAGTAGGCATACTCCTGATAGTAGTGGGCTAGTCCATTGTACACCAGACGTGCTTGTCGAGCTTCGCTTGCCCAGGACACGTAGTAGAAAAGCAGCGAGATTTCGAATTCTGCCGCCTCCGCCCGAATCTGGGGCACACTGCGGCCAGGGCACTCGCTGATGGTCACCCGTTCGGATGTGGCGGACCTGGAGGCGTCCGACTGGGCAATGGCGAGGGCCTGGAGCACCAGGTAAGCAATTATTTTCATTGCAACCGGTGGGAAGCTAATTAGTGGGCAgaggcaacaacaacaaacgcCACGAACAGATGACTGCAATATGGACAGTGTTGTTAAACAAGAAATGTTCGGGTCACGGTTTGTGAAAGGAACTTCAAactctaaaaacaaaaaacgaaTAAAAAATCATCAAGGGGATTTTGAACATAATTTACAAAATTGACATTGGTTTCGTATCTTCTTAAAAACCTTAGGCAATCAAAAAAggacaataaaaacaaatcaaagCTTTTAATTGCGGAAAAGAATTTAACACAACTTTAAGAAACACATAATAAGTGATTTtttatatacacatatttaattatatttttaaacattttacttACTAATTTACATTTTACCTGGCAATGTTTTCCAACACTTCATTGTAAATGGCCTCGCTGTCGCACACTGCCTTTTTTTGCCACTGCGCAACACTATCGACAGTGATGTTAATTAATCACTTTTACTGTttacttttttaattaaaactgCGTTAATTAAATTAACCACAACGGCAGTTTTTAGCCCACTGCGACGCGCAACCGAAGCCCCGCCAGTCGTTGCGACGACAAGAAGGAAAACCAGCCGAGGGAAAACCACCAGCCACCAGGAAGTTGCCAACAGAACCCTCGAATAAAAAAACCCATTTGGCGAAGACAACAACAGTGATttgggtgtgtgtgtggagTGAATAGTTAAATTAGTGAATAATTTACAGTACGGCCTTCGCCTTCCCCTGGGGGAGCAACAACAAAGACTCACGTTCACTTactcccacacacacacacacacacacgcacaccaaCACCACGCATACACACACAGGCCAGCCGAGATAACCTGTGTGTGAGGCAATCGCCGTCATCGCCCGAAATCAAATCACTTATCGGgagaaacaacaacagcagcagctgcagcatAACGAGATTCAAATATGGGACTGTTATTATCGCGGCTGTGGCGGATGTTTGGCAACGAGGAGCACAAGCTGGTGATGGTGGGCCTGGACAACGCGGGCAAGACGACCATCCTGTACCAGTTCCTGATGAACGAGGTCGTCCACACGAGTCCCACGATCGGTTCCAATGTGGAGGAGGTCGTCTGGCGGAATATCCACTTCCTCGTCTGGGATTTGGGCGGCCAGCAGAGCCTCCGCGCCGCCTGGAGCACCTACTACACGAACACAGAGCTGGTGATCATGGTCATCGACTCCACGGACCGGGAAAGGTTGGCTGTCACGCGGGAGGAGCTCTACCGAATGCTACAGCACGAGGATCTGAGCAAGGCCAGCCTGCTGGTGTATGCCAACAAGCAGGACCTCAAGGGCTCCATGTCGGCGGCGGAGATATCGCGGCAACTGGACCTCACCTCCATCAAGAAGCACCAGTGGCACATCCAGGCCTGCTGTGCGCTCACCGGCGAAGGACTCTATCAGGGATTGGAGTGGATCGTGCAGCGCATCAAGAACAAATGACCCGCCACACACGCTACATACTAGCTAATTAATCATTAACGACTAGCTGTCTAGAGAAAGTAAACCAATTTTgatataaacaatttttaagcgTTTCCAAATTGTTTGAAAAGTTGTTGCCAAGCCAATTTTATTTAGTGTAAAATACGTCTGAACAGGAGACCCTCAATGATTTAAATCTACGTGTATATGGATAATGTCTAGGAGCTAAGCCAATTAACTACGATACTTCcaataaaattacaaaataaacaaGTTTATTTCGACACTGTTGCGTATCGCATATCAAATTGAATACAAATTACAAATAGAGAAGTGGACGTGTTTGCCTCTCTGAGCATTGCCTTGTAATTGACATTGTTGGCTCGATTCGCTGATGTGTGAGATTGTTTGTACTCTATCgtctaaaataaatacatgGTTGTGTAAAAGTTAGTGTCTAGGATTAGGTTAAAACATTAGCATACTAAAATATAGCCACACGAACAATTTGATCACAAAAGTAAAAGCAAAATAAACAGCGGGATTAGTGGGTTTAATATCTAGGTGAGATTGCAGGAGCTGCTGCAGCTCTTTAAAGGCTTTCCCTGGCCCAAGGTGATGGTGTTCTCCGGCACCTCTTCCACATTGTTGGCATCGTGTTGCCGCTGGCATTAGGGGAAATCATTAGATTGACTAACTTTAAGAGGGCTAAACATACCTTAAGTTCGTTGGCCAGGCAGCGGAAGGCGTCCTCCACGTTCATGTTCTCCTTGGCGGAGGTCTCCATCACGAACAGGATCTCAGGTATATATTGACACATCTGGCGCGCCTCCTCAAAGTCCACTTCGCGCTGCTCCTCCAGGTCGCACTTGTTGCCCACCAGGATTATCAGGACATTGGAAGCCGTATACCTGCGCACCTCCTCGATCCACTTTTGCAGGTTGGAGAAGGAAGACCGCTTGGTGATATCGTAAACTGCGGGAGGAAAACACATGGCAGTCAggcaaattaaataaacacCTTACTGATAAGGAGGGCCTGCTATTAAAATCAGCGTCAGGCAATTACTTTAAAGCGTACGGCAGTTATCAGTAGAACTTATTTGCCCTGACAAATGAATGGGCGTATGCCCCGAAACCCCCAAGATACTGGGACTCACCAATTAAGACCCCGTTGGCGGAGCGATAATAGCTCTGCGTAATGGTGCGAAACCTCTCCTGACCAGCAGTATCCCAGATTTGCAGCTGGAAAGGAAAGACGAGAAGGGATGTGAGTCATCAGGGGCGTGGGATTTTGGGTAATCCTCTGGCCACCTTGATTTGCTTGCCCTCCACAGCTATTGTCTTCATCGAGAAGTCCACGCCAATGGTGTTCCCATGTCGCTCTATGTAGTTTCCTGTCTTAAACCTGTCCACTATGCAGGTTTTCCCCGTCCCGCAGTCGCCTATCAGGACAATCTTGAACAGGAAGTCGAAGTGCTCCTCGTTGGGCAGTGCCATCAGCGTCTGGGGATTGCGGGCGGTCATCTTTGGGCCGCCGTTCTGGCCGTTGGTCTCTTTTGCCTGCGAGCCTTCTTTTTGTAAAACAAAAACTAACTTAATTGATACGCAAATCAGCTGTTCTAAACGTTAGAGATGCGTAGGCCCCCACAGTGGCTGGTTTTGGGTGACCATGTTCCAACTTAGCTGTACGGCGAACGGCCACACTTCCACGTACCGATGGTTTCGGCAGCCCTAGCACAATATGTTATCAACCGTTAGTTCAATCGACAgctcaaatttaaaattcaaaattctttactttcttttcttttttcttttgtttactttactttatttaattaaattatcgAGGAGTATGTTAATTTTACAATGTTTGTTTatgatttttgattttaacttttaaTAAATGCATATTTCACTAAAAGTATACAAAAATGTACTTCAtacatttaaagaaaatgtgaaaatatatataagtcAATTAGTAGAAAACATTTAATGTTATGGATTGAATTTCCATTGTTTTCTCTTTTACTAGTTGAAAAAAGTTTGGACTAAACTAATTTACACGATTTTCCAATACCCACATGCCTGCTCGCACCGGTCATTTAGAAATGGAAATCTATTTACGTAGATCTTATCGTTATGCAATAAAGCTGTAATATGTTgacaatttatttaaatgactCACAAATGGAAAGCCCTCCTGCGTGCAAATCCATGTGAATCGGGGTACACGGCCCGATAAAGCCGACGATCACGTAGGTCAGGCTTTCTGATAACGCATGGGACTTCAATAAATTTTCACCACGTACTTTGATGATGGCGCCATTTGACGCTAAACAGTTCGTTTTATTGTATGCTAAATATTTATGGTGTGTTGCGAAGAAATTCCTCAAGTTTCCCCCGTGAAAATCTGTACGAAAAGGAGACCTTGACCCACAAATCAACTTCTATCTCTAGACAGCGAAACGAGACTCACTTTCAAACCGCAGCGGAAGCGGCCGAGAAACATGTTCTATGTATCTCACCGAATGCAAATAGGATGGCCTGACCAACTGCTTCGATTGCCAACCGAATTGGAAACCGCATGCCAGATGCGCCTGCGCACACGCACTGTCGCAGCCATTTCGCATGGAAAGTTTAATTGCGACAGCCTAAGACGATCTGGGGGCCAAAGTCTAGTCGAGAACTTGTCCCACGATTAGCCTGGTGCTGATGGACGTCGTCCACACGGGAAAAAAACAGGGTCTTTAATAGTGCTTATCATCAgtcgtatttctgatgttaatTAACTAATCATTCGAAAAGTGGAAACATCTCTCGGTCAACAGCTTTAAAAAATTCGTAGatcttttaagtttttttaagaataattttttatttgagttCATTGCATTTTAAATCTTAAACATTGGAATTGGTACTTTCAAGAATCATTAATAATGAAATGAATACAGTCAATTTAAAAGTTTTCCAGTGTGCTGCGGCAAAGTGAAATTAATCGTTAGCCTTAGAAGCCCAAACCGCAACCTAGTTTGGAGCCAGGAAAGCCCTCACGATGACTCACAGGAATGCTGGCAAATGCTCCCAGCCAGACCAGCTTCCTCCTCTGCAAACCTTTCAACTCCTCCCCAGCTGAAGATCTTCCTCAGAGGCAAAAGGAAATCAAACAGCGAATTGGCGACTTCACACAGAGCTCCTAGAAACACGACGACCAGATCAAACGAATTTTTTCAGGCCTGGCTGACTGGTTTGCCGTTTTGGCTGGCGGGTAGCTTCTGCCCGACTACTTCCCCCTGAATACCCGCTCTCCAAAAAGCCCCCTGGATTCTCGGCCTCACTTTTGCATTGTAGTTTGGCCCGTTCGTCGTTGCTTTTTATCGCTCGCCTCGACCGCTGGCCGCTTTAGTTGAATTTCAAACGTTTGCGCGCGCGGTTGTCGGTTAACGTGTCCCGAAAAAAGTCGAAAAACCAAGACATAAAACCAATTGAGGCTCTGACAAGCGCTTTTCCTTGGTACTAAAGGACCGCCGAGTAGAAATTGAAAAGTGAAAAACGTGTCGAGATCTTTGCTTGATCTTTAGCTTTCAACATTGTCGGTAGAGCAAGGAGAATTTTCCAGCGTTAAATAGGACACAGGAAACGCAACCAGTTTGGGTTTTCGGATTTTTCCCAGCCAATAAAGATTATGTAAGCTTCAGATTCCTTCCGCAAAGATGTGCCAAaggaaaagaaagaaaaaaacaaaaacccaaTTACCTAATTGTCATGCATCCGGCGTTATCGCTTGACAACTTTCTACCCCCGCTTATTTTGATTTGATTGATTTCTTCACTTATTCGAGGCACGAACATCTACATTCAAATCCAATTCGAATCGAAATCCGGcggacacttgcactttcctCCGCCGAAATTGCCTTTCGCAacaaatgtttttgttttttgcttGCCGCCTTGCTGATTAATTATTCAGCACCATTTCTCGCAGTGCGGGTGCAACAACGTGCCCGCTAAAACGAAAGACTTAAGCAACGAACCTTTCGGCATGCGTCGATTTGCCTGCGATCGGGTatgaaataatcaaaattatTATTCGATCCGAAGTGCCAGCGTTCACCTGCTGACCCAGTTTTCGGTTTCACTGc is from Drosophila suzukii chromosome 3, CBGP_Dsuzu_IsoJpt1.0, whole genome shotgun sequence and encodes:
- the LOC108013196 gene encoding thioredoxin domain-containing protein 11, whose translation is MKIIAYLVLQALAIAQSDASRSATSERVTISECPGRSVPQIRAEAAEFEISLLFYYVSWASEARQARLVYNGLAHYYQEYAYFGAIDCWHLQCNCSRTLMPAPGVVGAGGYPDKWPTLVVRYGQRQMLQYQGAWSFEELARFMNHVLQPLDRAHSSQELAAIRKHSDAVVLGLLDSPDDRAYKTYLAAGLRWLELDPERNIRFTVNFGSSAKKMLKSPGAKLPQFVVIDSRNGVHTFNSTSAEWKAMDILRWVRNTLKNSSLFSNGYGTPMTIAMKARHVPVLAMGVRMNQYHHASVMGEEMASAQKKQSEGCEDYWNTVMEQPEESFSHLLVPKELFRESVQSHTCYPAWKINRVTLKNYYRINRYLDYIWRQYSHQNDQRKRMVPQLLRLHSRNLCLAHSQHGTPAMKIGIAKMVTKYGQLIWQHSAENAAHNRSLGVVIFDSVKYRDYLHQLGIQQHHQQVQVFILDAAEESLYVMPQQNTFSYVALKDFIRKFYARTLPRIHKNAPATRDSAFSRQYNRQMLLQALQRQNATNVVFMHRPDCALSGVLSQAFLQVSALLSSSELHFVRFDSQANDLPWELAMPISPSLVVFPRAKPTESMVFPTDVRIDVQSVFAFVIAQLEPEQQVRSVLTSCRRRMRNVRSCLDFARNLVLQHVSQYLKFWEIYERERDVILSHLKEFNDLHMSIESNIRL
- the Arl5 gene encoding ADP-ribosylation factor-like protein 5A — translated: MGLLLSRLWRMFGNEEHKLVMVGLDNAGKTTILYQFLMNEVVHTSPTIGSNVEEVVWRNIHFLVWDLGGQQSLRAAWSTYYTNTELVIMVIDSTDRERLAVTREELYRMLQHEDLSKASLLVYANKQDLKGSMSAAEISRQLDLTSIKKHQWHIQACCALTGEGLYQGLEWIVQRIKNK
- the Rab19 gene encoding ras-related protein Rab-43, which gives rise to MTARNPQTLMALPNEEHFDFLFKIVLIGDCGTGKTCIVDRFKTGNYIERHGNTIGVDFSMKTIAVEGKQIKLQIWDTAGQERFRTITQSYYRSANGVLIVYDITKRSSFSNLQKWIEEVRRYTASNVLIILVGNKCDLEEQREVDFEEARQMCQYIPEILFVMETSAKENMNVEDAFRCLANELKRQHDANNVEEVPENTITLGQGKPLKSCSSSCNLT